The following proteins come from a genomic window of Liolophura sinensis isolate JHLJ2023 chromosome 13, CUHK_Ljap_v2, whole genome shotgun sequence:
- the LOC135480842 gene encoding uncharacterized protein LOC135480842 — MDNIAFRKRTCDPVVSALCEEFWEWRLSDSPEFASFCGEHKYDDRFDDVSEQNYISKKKSVEGFLARVKEIDPSPLNEESRLDLLLLKEELKTYLEGFPAKGYLFPINYMEGIHVDSYDIISYMKFEEKDDYEKYLKRLQDFPRRCKDVQTVLEKAVQSGITNHSVTMKGVIEQFESLKTDSEDVSRFLAPFKTRPSNVDEKTFQKFKEETKKVMTAKVIPASEKLKSYIQDVYMKHLRPNIGISTLPGGAEFYQKCLNFHLTQQMEPQDIHQIGLQEVERIKAAMATLIEAEGFDSKNFAEFLKNLQSRKEFFCNTPTELLDYIKHICYDKIRPELPRLFRDIPDSKMSILETPSFLTNSPVGFYKSGTYDGSRAGVYYMNTSKLKASPKYSLMALSLHEGEPGHHFQAVNTFAQEGLPGFRLYLEDMKYYSAPTRFSLNTANIEGWGLYSEALGEELGLYEDNFSMIGRYSFEIHRASRLVVDTGMHCMGWSREEAVKYMSANSALDEWFISNEIDRYITWPGQACAYKIGEMKIWDLRKKAEKELGDLFDIKDFHAWILKAGPVPLYIMDRLNDSFIQQTKQTC; from the exons ATGGATAAcatagcttttag GAAGCGTACCTGTGACCCAGTCGTGTCTGCGCTCTGTGAAGAATTCTGGGAATGGCGTCTCTCTGATAGTCCTGAATTTGCATCGTTTTGCGGCGAGCACAAATATGATGATCGCTTTGATGATGTGTCAGAACAGAACTACATCAGCAAGAAG AAATCTGTTGAGGGATTCTTGGCCAGAGTAAAGGAGATAGACCCATCCCCCCTCAATGAAGAAAGTAGACTGGACCTGTTATTGTTGAAAGAAGAGCTGAAGACATATTTGGAGGGGTTTCCAGCTAAAGG ATATTTATTCCCTATAAACTATATGGAAGGCATTCATGTGGACAGCTATGACATCATCAGCTACATGAAGTTTGAAGAAAAGGATGACTATGAGAAGTACCTGAAGAGACTGCAGGATTTCCCAAGGAGG TGCAAAGATGTGCAGACAGTTCTGGAGAAAGCTGTTCAGAGTGGAATAACAAACCAttctgttaccatg aAAGGTGTGATTGAGCAGTTCGAATCACTGAAAACAGATTCTGAGGATGTATCCAGGTTCCTGGCTCCATTCAAGACAAGGCCCAGCAATGTGGACGAGAAAACTTT TCAGAAGTTCAAAGAAGAAACCAAGAAGGTCATGACTGCCAAGGTCATTCCAGCTTCAGAGAAACTCAAGAGCTACATTCAAGAT GTGTATATGAAGCACTTAAGACCTAACATTGGCATCAGTACTTTACCAGGGGGAGcagagttctaccagaaatgtctTAATTTCCACCTCACCCAGCAGATGGAGCCACAAGACATACACCAAATCGGCCTCCAGGAAGTGGAGAGGATCAAGGCTGCCATGGCAACATTGATAGAAGCCGAGGGCTTTGACAGCAAGAATTTTGCAGAGTTTCTTAAAAACTTGCAGTCAAGAAAAGAATTCTTCTGCAACACTCCA ACAGAACTGTTGGACTATATCAAACACATCTGTTATGACAAAATTCGTCCTGAACTTCCCCGATTGTTCCGAGACATTCCCGATTCTAAGATGAG CATCCTTGAAACACCCAGTTTTCTGACCAACTCCCCGGTGGGGTTCTACAAATCAGGCACCTACGATGGCTCCAGAGCTGGAGTGTACTATATGAACACCAGTAAATTGAAAGCTTC TCCCAAATACAGTTTGatggcattaagccttcatgaAGGGGAACCTGGACATCATTTTCAG GCAGTAAACACCTTTGCTCAGGAAGGATTGCCAGGCTTCAGGCTGTATCTGGAGGATATGAAGTATTACAGCGCCCCCACTAGGTTCTCACTCAACACAGCTAACATTGAG ggTTGGGGCTTGTACTCTGAGGCTCTGGGTGAAGAACTGGGACTCTATGAGGATAACTTCTCCAT GATTGGACGATACAGTTTTGAAATTCACCGAGCCTCCCGACTGGTTGTTGACACAGGGATGCATTGCATGGG GTGGTCTCGAGAAGAAGCTGTCAAATACATGTCAGCTAACAGTGCCCTGGATGAATGGTTCATCAGTAATGAGATTGACAGGTACATTACCTGGCCTGGACAG gcCTGTGCATACAAGATTGGAGAGATGAAAATATGGGATTTAAGAAAAAAAGCGGAAAAGGAGTTAG GTGATCTGTTTGATATAAAGGACTTCCATGCTTGGATACTGAAGGCTGGTCCTGTACCCCTATACATCATGGACCGGCTGAATGACAGCTTTATACAGCAGACCAAACAGACTTGCTAA